Proteins co-encoded in one Xyrauchen texanus isolate HMW12.3.18 chromosome 19, RBS_HiC_50CHRs, whole genome shotgun sequence genomic window:
- the si:dkey-74k8.3 gene encoding transmembrane protein 109 isoform X1: MFFHNGATSSKKLLVWFFLLLVRSVLCHGFLEASNSSSFNLGSVILEPLDGLRRYVESIVGTHVIGICAENAALYLESVVGPENLYSFAMFVEMLLKFVAEGAASGLNVIAVYVSEILRATGVNETISIPHFTAEGVSAVTKWAMLALTGYWILCVLLRVTVAFVRRVFWLLKMVVVMWLFARIVNDPSASTDTTTVRLTLLVLICAVFEVATSNNVGKAASLESRISSLEGQVKGMEKRKVE, from the exons ATGTTTTTCCACAACGGTGCCACCAGTTCGAAAAAGCTGCTGGTTTGGTTTTTTTTGCTTCTGGTTCGTTCAGTTTTATGTCATGGTTTTCTTGAAGCGTCCAACTCTAGCTCTTTTAATTTGGGGTCTGTTATTCTGGAGCCTCTGGATGGACTGAGAAGATATGTGGAGTCCATTGTTGGCACCCACGTGATTGGGATTTGtgctgag AATGCTGCGTTGTACCTTGAGTCAGTTGTTGGCCCAGAGAACCTCTATTCTTTTGCTATG TTTGTTGAAATGTTGCTGAAGTTTGTCGCTGAAGGAGCTGCCAGTGGACTGAATGTCATCGCTGTCTATGTATCTGAGATTCTCCGAGCTACGGGAGTGAATG AGACAATATCTATCCCTCATTTCACTGCTGAGGGCGTGTCTGCTGTCACCAAATGGGCAATGCTGGCTCTGACGGGTTACTGGATCTTGTGTGTCTTGCTGCGGGTCACCGTGGCATTTGTAAGGCGAGTCTTTTGGTTACTTAAAATGGTCGTAGTCATGTGGCTCTTCGCACGGATCGTCAATGACCCCAGTGCGTCAACAGATACCACCACAGTGAGACTGACACTACTTGTGCTTATCTGTGCTGTGTTTGAAGTCGCCACAAGCAACAATGTTGGGAAAGCAGCCAGTCTCGAGAGCCGAATCAGCAGCCTGGAGGGACAAGTCAAAGGGATGGAAAAAAGGAAAGTAGAGTGA
- the si:dkey-74k8.3 gene encoding transmembrane protein 109 isoform X2, with translation MFFHNGATSSKKLLVWFFLLLVRSVLCHGFLEASNSSSFNLGSVILEPLDGLRRYVESIVGTHVIGICAEFVEMLLKFVAEGAASGLNVIAVYVSEILRATGVNETISIPHFTAEGVSAVTKWAMLALTGYWILCVLLRVTVAFVRRVFWLLKMVVVMWLFARIVNDPSASTDTTTVRLTLLVLICAVFEVATSNNVGKAASLESRISSLEGQVKGMEKRKVE, from the exons ATGTTTTTCCACAACGGTGCCACCAGTTCGAAAAAGCTGCTGGTTTGGTTTTTTTTGCTTCTGGTTCGTTCAGTTTTATGTCATGGTTTTCTTGAAGCGTCCAACTCTAGCTCTTTTAATTTGGGGTCTGTTATTCTGGAGCCTCTGGATGGACTGAGAAGATATGTGGAGTCCATTGTTGGCACCCACGTGATTGGGATTTGtgctgag TTTGTTGAAATGTTGCTGAAGTTTGTCGCTGAAGGAGCTGCCAGTGGACTGAATGTCATCGCTGTCTATGTATCTGAGATTCTCCGAGCTACGGGAGTGAATG AGACAATATCTATCCCTCATTTCACTGCTGAGGGCGTGTCTGCTGTCACCAAATGGGCAATGCTGGCTCTGACGGGTTACTGGATCTTGTGTGTCTTGCTGCGGGTCACCGTGGCATTTGTAAGGCGAGTCTTTTGGTTACTTAAAATGGTCGTAGTCATGTGGCTCTTCGCACGGATCGTCAATGACCCCAGTGCGTCAACAGATACCACCACAGTGAGACTGACACTACTTGTGCTTATCTGTGCTGTGTTTGAAGTCGCCACAAGCAACAATGTTGGGAAAGCAGCCAGTCTCGAGAGCCGAATCAGCAGCCTGGAGGGACAAGTCAAAGGGATGGAAAAAAGGAAAGTAGAGTGA